One Mangifera indica cultivar Alphonso chromosome 4, CATAS_Mindica_2.1, whole genome shotgun sequence genomic region harbors:
- the LOC123214522 gene encoding LEAF RUST 10 DISEASE-RESISTANCE LOCUS RECEPTOR-LIKE PROTEIN KINASE-like 2.1, whose translation MFRVTCFLFFIISRLLVLTLAVEEEGGNPRCNPFECGSLGSVGFPFFDGTNRGCGFLKLDNCSEQVPRIKLHEDWPWFYITAISQTNTITLQENETFLRPVNYCAYRNLSLPSSPFLSVEPYNQTFFRCPAAKNYTNLTAVCEQNKNFTIGGDQSGSSNEKFGKLHPDCSVIQLVVNKTQKRADFLKLYTGWFRLQLNVTRECTDCFQRGGVCQDNQGQFQCSTDVAGQNGEDGHSVPTLGIAIAVAATGFSISIVLAIYCWRRLSQHNAIFFWEKKTKDYQNIEAFLRNHGSLAPKRYSYSDIKKITNSFQHKLGQGGYGAVYKGKLFDGCCVAVKVLTEFKGNGEEFINEIASISKTSHVNIVTLLGFCFEGRKRALMYEFMSNGSLDKIIHEKGPIKWETLYQIAVGIARGLEYLHRGCNTRILHFDIKPHNILLNEDFCPKISDFGLAKICPKKESIVSMTDARGTIGYIAPEMFYRSFGAVSYKSDVYSYGMMIIEITGGRQNNNVQAENSSELYFPQWIYERLEEDEELGLHGISNEDDKELVRKMIIVSLWCIQTNPLDRPTMSRVVEMLEGSIHSLQIPPKPFLSPARSAPTDSSISLVS comes from the exons ATGTTTCGTGTCACTTGCTTTCTGTTCTTCATTATCTCTCGTCTTTTAGTCCTGACCTTGGCTGTAGAAGAAGAAGGAGGCAACCCCAGATGTAATCCTTTTGAATGTGGATCTCTGGGGTCCGTAGGCTTTCCCTTCTTCGATGGAACAAATCGTGGTTGTGGATTCTTGAAGCTAGACAACTGCAGTGAACAAGTTCCCAGGATTAAGTTGCATGAAGATTGGCCATGGTTTTATATTACAGCCATCTCTCAAACTAACACAATCACCCTTCAAGAAAATGAAACGTTTTTGAGACCTGTGAACTACTGTGCCTACAGAAATTTGAGCCTTCCAAGCTCTCCTTTTTTATCGGTTGAACCTTACAATCAAACCTTTTTCAGATGCCCTGCtgcaaaaaattatacaaatttgacTGCGGTCTGCGAACAGAACAAAAACTTCACTATTGGTGGCGACCAAAGTGGCTCAAGTAACGAGAAATTCGGAAAACTTCATCCTGATTGTTCTGTGATTCAGCTCGTGGTGAACAAGACTCAAAAGCGTGCGGACTTCCTAAAGTTATACACTGGTTGGTTCCGTCTTCAACTGAATGTAACCAGAGAATGTACGGACTGTTTTCAGAGAGGCGGCGTGTGTCAAGACAACCAGGGACAGTTTCAATGTTCTACAGACG TTGCAGGCCAAAACGGAGAAGATGGACACTCGGTACCGACGTTAGGAATAGCAATCg CTGTAGCAGCCACAGGATTTTCTATATCGATAGTTCTGGCCATTTATTGCTGGAGAAGATTGTCACAGCATAATGCCATCTTCTTCTGGGAGAAGAAAACCAAGGATTACCAAAACATTGAGGCATTTTTAAGGAACCATGGATCCCTTGCTCCTAAAAGATATAGTTACTCGGATATTAAGAAAATTACCAATTCATTTCAACATAAACTAGGCCAAGGTGGGTATGGAGCTGTTTATAAAGGTAAGCTATTTGATGGTTGTTGTGTGGCAGTCAAGGTTTTAACTGAGTTCAAAGGTAATGGTGAAGAATTTATTAATGAGATTGCTAGCATAAGTAAGACTTCCCATGTCAACATAGTCACTCttcttggtttttgttttgaGGGTCGAAAAAGAGCTCTCATGTACGAGTTTATGTCCAATGGATCTCTTGATAAGATCATACACGAAAAAGGTCCAATAAAGTGGGAAACATTGTACCAAATTGCAGTAGGCATAGCTCGAGGATTAGAGTACTTACACCGCGGTTGCAACACGCGAATTTTGCACTTTGACATAAAGCCTCATAACATTCTACTGAATGAAGATTTTTGTCCCAAGATATCTGATTTCGGTCTTGCTAAAATTTGTCCCAAGAAAGAAAGTATTGTATCAATGACAGATGCAAGAGGAACCATTGGTTATATTGCTCCAGAAATGTTTTATAGGAGCTTTGGAGCAGTCTCTTACAAGTCAGATGTTTATAGCTATGGAATGATGATTATAGAAATCACTGGAGGAAGACAGAATAACAATGTTCAAGCAGAAAATAGCAGTGAATTATATTTTCCACAATGGATTTATGAGCGTTTggaagaagacgaagaacttgGACTGCATGGCATTtccaatgaagatgataaagaactTGTAAGGAAGATGATAATAGTGAGTTTGTGGTGCATACAGACTAATCCTTTGGATCGGCCAACAATGAGTAGAGTTGTGGAGATGTTGGAAGGGAGCATCCATTCCTTGCAAATTCCACCCAAGCCTTTCCTTTCTCCAGCGAGATCAGCCCCAACAGATTCCTCAATTAGCCTAGTAAGCTAA
- the LOC123214523 gene encoding probable protein phosphatase 2C 15 — protein MASREGKRHHHRDLVPLAALISREMKSEKMEKPTIRYGHAAQSRKGEDYFLIKTDCQRVPGNSSSTFSIFAIFDGHNGNAAAIYTREHLLNHVLGAIPCGLGRDEWLQALPRALVAGFVKTDKEFQSRGETSGTTATFVIVDRWTVTVASVGDSRCILEAQGGAVSSLTVDHRLEENVEERERVTASGGEVGRLSIVGGAEIGPLRCWPGGLCLSRSIGDMDVGEFIVPIPYVKQVKLSNAGGRLIIASDGIWDALSSEMAAQSCRGLPAELAARQVVKEALRKRGLKDDTTCIVVDIIPPDNSVLPSPPTKKLNKFRALLFRKKSHDSANNLSKKLSAVGIVEELFEEGSAMLAERLGNDEPTTTQSMTGLFTCAVCQVDLAPSEGISVHAGSIFSTSSKPWQGPFLCTDCRNKKDAMEGKRPSGVEVA, from the exons ATGGCATCTCGAGAAGGGAAGCGTCATCATCATCGTGATCTTGTGCCTCTTGCTGCTTTGATCAGCAGGGAGATGAAGAGTGAGAAGATGGAGAAGCCAACCATTAGATATGGGCATGCAGCTCAATCAAGGAAAGGGGAGGATTATTTCTTGATTAAGACAGATTGTCAAAGAGTACCTGGGAATTCTTCATCTACTTTCTCCATATTTGCG ATCTTTGATGGGCACAATGGGAATGCTGCAGCAATTTATACGAGGGAGCATTTGTTGAATCATGTGTTAGGTGCTATTCCCTGTGGGCTTGGGCGAGATGAGTGGCTTCAGGCTTTACCTCGGGCTCTAGTTGCTGGATTTGTGAAGACAGACAAGGAATTTCAGAGCAGAG GAGAAACATCTGGTACCACAGCAACATTTGTAATAGTTGACAGATGGACTGTGACTGTTGCATCTGTAGGAGACTCTCGTTGTATATTAGAAGCTCAAGGTGGTGCTGTTTCCAGCTTAACTGTTGACCATAGACTTGAAGAGAACGTGGAAGA GAGAGAACGTGTAACTGCAAGTGGAGGTGAAGTTGGGAGGCTTAGCATTGTTGGTGGTGCTGAG ATTGGTCCACTCCGTTGTTGGCCTGGTGGTCTATGCCTTTCTAGGTCAATTGGAGATATGGATGTTGGAGAGTTTATTGTACCAATACCATACGTCAAACAAGTGAAG CTTTCAAATGCAGGCGGGAGACTCATTATTGCTTCTGATGGAATCTGGGATGCCCTATCTTCAGAAATGGCAGCTCAATCTTGCCGTGGATTGCCAGCTGAACTTGCTGCTAGACAAGTGGTGAAG GAAGCCTTAAGGAAAAGAGGACTGAAAGATGACACGACTTGCATAGTTGTTGACATAATTCCACCTGACAATTCAGTGCTGCCTTCTCCTCCAACCAAAAAGCTGAACAAGTTTAGGGCGCTGCTATTTAGGAAGAAGTCCCATGATTCTGCTAATAATCTATCTAAGAAGCTTTCAGCTGTAGGAATAGTTGAAGAACTGTTTGAAGAAGGGTCAGCAATGCTGGCTGAAAG ACTGGGAAACGATGAACCTACCACCACACAATCAATGACTGGTCTTTTCACATGCGCTGTATGCCAGGTTGACCTTGCACCAAGTGAGGGCATCTCAGTCCATGCTGGTTCCATCTTCTCCACCAGCTCAAAACCCTGGCAAGGACCTTTTCTTTGCACTGATTGTCGTAACAAGAAGGATGCCATGGAAGGAAAACGGCCTAGCGGAGTTGAGGTGgcataa
- the LOC123214525 gene encoding nicotinamide adenine dinucleotide transporter 2, mitochondrial-like isoform X1 codes for MKFMMSGAGDSLNSRTTRDLLAHAVAGASAGAIAATFVCPLDVIKTRLQVHGLPQGPQSGSRGSVIIASLQHILKNEGFRGMYRGLSPTILALLPNWAVYFAVYEKLKGLLHSHGDSNNQITVGKNMIAAAGAGAATAITTNPLWVVKTRLQTQGMRSDVVPYKSILSALRRITHEEGFRGLYSGILPSLAGISHVAIQFPAYERIKSLMAKKENTKVDKLSPGSVAIASSVSKVLASVMTYPHEVIRSRLQEQGQNRKVEMQYAGVIDCIKKVFQKEGLPGFYRGCATNLLRTTPSAVITFTSYEMIQRFLLQVLPPAKEHSQAHPTPNGNVKPQHQNRGAGDKEIDPISQQTQIQSNKITPSIPLGNKDHLTARH; via the exons ATGAAGTTCATG ATGAGTGGAGCTGGGGATTCGTTAAATTCTCGAACTACTAGAGACCTTCTTGCCCACGCTGTTGCTGGAGCTTCTGCTG gtGCAATTGCAGCGACTTTTGTTTGCCCATTGGATGTTATCAAGACGAGATTACAAGTGCATGGCCTCCCTCAAGGGCCGCAGTCGGGAAGCAGAG GTAGTGTCATTATTGCAAGTCTACAGCACATATTAAAGAATGAAGGCTTCAGGGGAATGTATCGTGGCCTCTCGCCGACAATTCTAGCATTACTTCCAAATTGGGCA GTATACTTCGCAGTTTACGAGAAACTTAAAGGCCTACTCCATTCACATG GGGATAGCAATAATCAGATCACAGTAGGTAAAAATATGATAGCTGCTGCTGGTGCTGGAGCTGCCACAGCCATCACAACAAATCCATTGTGGGTTGTTAAGACCAGACTCCAA ACTCAGGGAATGAGATCAGATGTAGTTCCATACAAAAGCATACTTTCTGCCTTGAGAAGGATTACACATGAAGAAGGGTTTCGTGGGTTGTATAG TGGCATTCTGCCTTCGTTGGCTGGAATCAGTCATGTTGCTATTCAGTTTCCTGCATATGAGCGAATCAAGTCTTTAATGGCAAAAAAAG AGAATACAAAAGTTGATAAGCTAAGTCCTGGGAGTGTAGCAATTGCCTCTTCCGTATCAAAAGTACTTGCTTCCGTGATGACCTACCCGCATGAG GTTATCCGTTCAAGGCTGCAAGAGCAAGGACAGAACAGAAAGGTTGAGATGCAATATGCAGGAGTGATTGATTGCATCAAGAAAGTGTTCCAAAAGGAAGGTCTACCTGGTTTCTACCGAGGTTGTGCAACAAATCTGTTAAGAACAACTCCATCTGCCGTTATTACATTCACCAGTTATGAGATGATACAAAGGTTCTTGCTTCAGGTTCTACCCCCAGCTAAAGAGCATTCACAAGCGCACCCTACACCTAATGGAAATGTCAAGCCTCAGCATCAAAACAGGGGAGCTGGGGACAAAGAAATCGATCCTATTTCACAACAAacacaaatccaatcaaataaGATTACTCCGTCAATTCCTCTGGGAAACAAGGATCACCTAACGGCAAGACACTGA
- the LOC123214525 gene encoding nicotinamide adenine dinucleotide transporter 2, mitochondrial-like isoform X2: MSGAGDSLNSRTTRDLLAHAVAGASAGAIAATFVCPLDVIKTRLQVHGLPQGPQSGSRGSVIIASLQHILKNEGFRGMYRGLSPTILALLPNWAVYFAVYEKLKGLLHSHGDSNNQITVGKNMIAAAGAGAATAITTNPLWVVKTRLQTQGMRSDVVPYKSILSALRRITHEEGFRGLYSGILPSLAGISHVAIQFPAYERIKSLMAKKENTKVDKLSPGSVAIASSVSKVLASVMTYPHEVIRSRLQEQGQNRKVEMQYAGVIDCIKKVFQKEGLPGFYRGCATNLLRTTPSAVITFTSYEMIQRFLLQVLPPAKEHSQAHPTPNGNVKPQHQNRGAGDKEIDPISQQTQIQSNKITPSIPLGNKDHLTARH; the protein is encoded by the exons ATGAGTGGAGCTGGGGATTCGTTAAATTCTCGAACTACTAGAGACCTTCTTGCCCACGCTGTTGCTGGAGCTTCTGCTG gtGCAATTGCAGCGACTTTTGTTTGCCCATTGGATGTTATCAAGACGAGATTACAAGTGCATGGCCTCCCTCAAGGGCCGCAGTCGGGAAGCAGAG GTAGTGTCATTATTGCAAGTCTACAGCACATATTAAAGAATGAAGGCTTCAGGGGAATGTATCGTGGCCTCTCGCCGACAATTCTAGCATTACTTCCAAATTGGGCA GTATACTTCGCAGTTTACGAGAAACTTAAAGGCCTACTCCATTCACATG GGGATAGCAATAATCAGATCACAGTAGGTAAAAATATGATAGCTGCTGCTGGTGCTGGAGCTGCCACAGCCATCACAACAAATCCATTGTGGGTTGTTAAGACCAGACTCCAA ACTCAGGGAATGAGATCAGATGTAGTTCCATACAAAAGCATACTTTCTGCCTTGAGAAGGATTACACATGAAGAAGGGTTTCGTGGGTTGTATAG TGGCATTCTGCCTTCGTTGGCTGGAATCAGTCATGTTGCTATTCAGTTTCCTGCATATGAGCGAATCAAGTCTTTAATGGCAAAAAAAG AGAATACAAAAGTTGATAAGCTAAGTCCTGGGAGTGTAGCAATTGCCTCTTCCGTATCAAAAGTACTTGCTTCCGTGATGACCTACCCGCATGAG GTTATCCGTTCAAGGCTGCAAGAGCAAGGACAGAACAGAAAGGTTGAGATGCAATATGCAGGAGTGATTGATTGCATCAAGAAAGTGTTCCAAAAGGAAGGTCTACCTGGTTTCTACCGAGGTTGTGCAACAAATCTGTTAAGAACAACTCCATCTGCCGTTATTACATTCACCAGTTATGAGATGATACAAAGGTTCTTGCTTCAGGTTCTACCCCCAGCTAAAGAGCATTCACAAGCGCACCCTACACCTAATGGAAATGTCAAGCCTCAGCATCAAAACAGGGGAGCTGGGGACAAAGAAATCGATCCTATTTCACAACAAacacaaatccaatcaaataaGATTACTCCGTCAATTCCTCTGGGAAACAAGGATCACCTAACGGCAAGACACTGA
- the LOC123213598 gene encoding uncharacterized protein LOC123213598, producing MAALQKFKILATPCGVVQSPTGSSRTSPLVQLPRKMTTLRMLLTKNTSRYSQKLLSSQQEVVVLVDHEHDVLDETKKKKSQSNTLKDLFLSSFEDDNVRNVKADDDDDDMKVRDKSEILLMKKLQGGLGGEPGMSRPVWVGFRHRLLRKAWKPKLVSIPE from the coding sequence ATGGCAGCTTTGCAGAAGTTCAAGATCCTGGCGACGCCATGTGGGGTTGTCCAGAGCCCCACCGGGAGCTCCAGAACAAGCCCACTGGTGCAACTGCCGCGCAAGATGACTACCTTACGGATGTTACTGACCAAGAACACCAGCCGCTATTCGCAAAAACTGCTTTCAAGTCAACAAGAAGTTGTTGTCCTGGTTGATCATGAACATGACGTTTTGGAtgagacgaagaagaagaagagtcaGAGCAACACTTTGAAGGACCTGTTTTTGTCTTCTTTTGAAGATGACAACGTTCGTAATGTCAAggctgatgatgatgatgatgatatgaAGGTTAGAGACAAGAgtgaaattttgttaatgaagaAGTTGCAGGGTGGTTTGGGAGGTGAACCTGGTATGTCTAGACCAGTTTGGGTTGGGTTTAGACATAGATTGCTCAGGAAAGCTTGGAAGCCTAAGCTTGTTTCTATTCCTGagtaa
- the LOC123214521 gene encoding LEAF RUST 10 DISEASE-RESISTANCE LOCUS RECEPTOR-LIKE PROTEIN KINASE-like 1.1, producing the protein MSGVYHLVLFFFIFHLVIFSLAQEENGSSPKCQSFVCGILNQIGFPFSNETFPKCGFLTVKGCKEQVQRIQLEKNGPEFQVLSISKDNTLSLSHPRGFRNPPLGNKSCVDYLQNLTIPSSNFLSFEVNPKNQTLFRCPGKPYTVGVNFTSLCDGSRDSIVYYSGTKPGGSSAPPQDCSLILFQSNKNEKVLHFSNLFTGWFQLQVIVTSECRKCHHRGGTCRFDNNGEFQCPGARSDKKKLLAIGIGIGASTVLIVVLLVWFFQQKFARFKAGFTSSNPSSNSELQLGGAYFGVPIFSYAELAEATNNFSERNEIGDGGFGTVYYGKLRDEREVAVKRLYEHNYRKHQHFLNEIEILTRLRHKNLVSLYGCTSRDSPQGLFLVYEYVSNGTVADHLHGNQAKPSPLTWPIRLNIAIETANALVYLHASDIIHRDIKTHNILLDNNFCVKVADFGLSRWFPNNVTHVSTTPQGSPGYLDPEYYQFYQLTEKSDVYSFGVVLIELISSMPAVDINRHRHEVNLANYAMNRIQNCATEELIDPSLGYQSDEEVRRMTTSVAELAFLCLQQNKEMRPAMDEVLEELKRIESGDSNLKSVQQPPDCDDFALLKHSQVPSSPISETSNWVSSDTTSNVSG; encoded by the exons ATGTCTGGTGTGTATCATCTTGTgctcttcttctttatctttcatCTGGTAATTTTTTCTTTGGCTCAAGAAGAAAATGGCTCAAGCCCAAAATGTCAATCGTTCGTCTGTGGAATTCTCAACCAAATAGGCTTCCCTTTCTCTAATGAAACTTTCCCTAAGTGTGGATTTTTGACAGTGAAGGGCTGCAAAGAACAAGTTCAGAGGATTCAACTGGAGAAAAATGGGCCAGAGTTTCAAGTTCTAAGCATCTCCAAGGATAATACGCTTAGTCTTAGTCATCCCCGAGGATTTCGAAACCCTCCATTGGGAAACAAAAGCTGTGTTGACTACTTGCAAAATCTCACCATTCCCAGCtctaattttctctcttttgaagTGAATCCCAAAAATCAAACCCTTTTCAGATGTCCCGGAAAGCCTTACACCGTCGGAGTAAATTTTACTTCTCTCTGTGATGGCTCCAGAGACTCAATTGTCTACTACAGTGGAACAAAACCTGGTGGATCATCAGCCCCTCCGCAAGATTGCTCACTGATTCTCTTCCAAAGCAACAAGAATGAAAAGGTTCTTCACTTCTCGAATTTGTTCACCGGTTGGTTCCAACTGCAAGTGATTGTAACCAGTGAATGTCGTAAATGTCATCATAGAGGAGGCACATGCCGATTTGACAACAATGGAGAATTTCAGTGTCCGGGTGCTCGGTCAG ataaaaaaaaattgctggCAATAG GTATTGGAATAGGAGCATCAACTGTCTTGATAGTGGTTCTGTTAGTTTGGTTCTTTCAACAAAAATTTGCAAGGTTCAAAGCAGGATTCACTTCTTCTAATCCTTCCTCAAACTCAGAGCTGCAACTAGGTGGTGCCTACTTTGGGGTCCCCATCTTCTCCTACGCTGAACTTGCAGAAGCAACCAATAATTTCAGTGAGAGGAATGAAATTGGAGATGGAGGCTTTGGAACCGTATACTATG GAAAACTTCGTGATGAACGGGAAGTTGCTGTCAAGCGCCTATACGAGCACAACTACAGAAAGCATCAGCATTTTCTGAATGAAATTGAGATCCTCACTCGATTACGCCACAAAAATCTGGTCTCCCTCTATGGCTGCACTTCTCGTGACAGTCCACAGGGCCTGTTCCTTGTGTATGAATATGTTAGCAATGGAACTGTTGCTGATCATCTCCATGGTAACCAAGCGAAGCCTAGTCCACTTACTTGGCCTATACGTTTGAACATTGCCATTGAAACTGCCAATGCATTGGTCTATCTCCATGCCTCTGATATCATACATCGCGATATTAAGACTCATAACATTCTTCTTGATAACAACTTCTGTGTAAAAGTAGCAGATTTTGGGCTTTCAAGATGGTTTCCCAATAATGTTACTCATGTTTCAACTACTCCACAAGGATCTCCGGGCTATCTTGACCCtgaatattatcaattttaccAGCTAACTGAGAAGAGCGATGTTTACAGCTTTGGAGTTGTTTTGATTGAGCTCATATCATCAATGCCTGCTGTTGATATAAACAGGCATAGACATGAGGTCAATTTGGCTAATTATGCCATGAACAGGATTCAAAATTGTGCAACTGAGGAGCTAATTGATCCATCTCTTGGGTATCAATCAGATGAGGAAGTCAGAAGGATGACCACTTCAGTTGCAGAATTGGCGTTTCTGTGTTTGCAACAGAATAAGGAAATGAGGCCCGCCATGGATGAGGTCCTGGAGGAACTTAAGAGAATTGAAAGTGGAGACTCCAACTTGAAGAGTGTGCAGCAGCCACCAG ATTGTGATGATTTTGCCTTATTAAAGCACAGCCAGGTGCCTTCTTCACCCATTTCTGAGACCTCAAATTGGGTCAGTAGTGACACTACATCTAATGTGAGTGGTTAA
- the LOC123213601 gene encoding LEAF RUST 10 DISEASE-RESISTANCE LOCUS RECEPTOR-LIKE PROTEIN KINASE-like 1.1, with translation MFELQVTEECVRCHDGGGKCQVYKEKFHCSNDLIAPAASSSELGRTQKDKQQWWKLALGLGIGIGGLAILIVVLIWSIHRHKKKISASFNSRLISNDPPRSELEVGSVCFGVPLFSYKELAEATDNFSHEKELGDGGFGRVYYAKLQDGREVAVKRFHEHNNRKFEQFMNEIEILTRLRHKNLVSLYGCTSRHSPQGLLLVYEFIPNGTVADHLRGGRAKPGSLPWPIRMNIAKETASALAYLHASDIIHRDMKTNNILLDNNFSVKVADFGLSRLFPTDVTHVSTAPQGSPGYVDPEYHLCYQLTDKSDVYSFGVVLIELISSMPPVDMNRQKQEINLAYLAVNRIQNSAIEELIDPCLGFQSDEEVKRMTTSVAELAFLCLQQNREMRPSMNAVLEELKRIQSCSVQHTASSPDCEVASLLKNVNLSSTSVTSKWVSSEITSSRSS, from the exons ATGTTTGAACTTCAAGTGACTGAAGAATGTGTTCGGTGTCATGACGGAGGAGGCAAATGTCAAGTTTACAAAGAGAAATTTCATTGTTCAAATGATTTAATAG CCCCAGCCGCCTCCTCATCTGAACTTGGACGAACTCAGAAAG ATAAACAACAATGGTGGAAGCTAGCCTTGGGACTAG GTATCGGAATTGGAGGATTAGCCATCCTGATTGTTGTATTGATTTGGTCCATCCACCgtcacaagaaaaaaatatctgcAAGCTTCAACTCAAGACTCATTTCTAATGATCCCCCAAGATCAGAATTGGAAGTAGGTAGTGTCTGTTTTGGTGTCCCGCTCTTTTCATACAAAGAACTTGCAGAAGCCACTGATAACTTTAGTCATGAGAAAGAGCTTGGAGATGGTGGCTTTGGACGGGTGTATTATG CGAAACTTCAGGACGGGAGAGAAGTTGCAGTGAAGCGTTTTCATGAGCACAACAATAGAAAGTTTGAGCAGTTTATGAATGAAATTGAGATCCTCACTCGATTGCGCCACAAGAATCTTGTGTCTCTTTATGGCTGCACTTCACGTCACAGTCCACAGGGTCTCCTCCTGGTGTATGAATTCATTCCTAATGGAACCGTTGCTGATCATCTTCGCGGTGGAAGAGCGAAGCCTGGCTCACTTCCATGGCCTATTCGTATGAACATCGCAAAAGAAACAGCTAGCGCATTGGCTTACCTCCATGCTTCTGATATCATACACAGGGACATGAAGACTAACAACATTCTACTTGATAACAACTTCAGTGTAAAAGTTGCAGATTTTGGGCTTTCGCGGTTGTTTCCAACCGATGTCACTCATGTCTCAACAGCTCCACAAGGAAGTCCGGGCTATGTCGATCCTGAGTATCATTTATGTTATCAGTTAACAGATAAGAGTGATGTTTACAGCTTTGGAGTTGTCCTGATTGAGCTCATTTCATCAATGCCTCCTGTTGATATGAACAGGCAGAAACAAGAGATTAATTTAGCTTACTTAGCAGTAAACAGGATTCAGAATTCTGCAATTGAAGAGCTGATTGACCCATGTCTTGGATTTCAATCAGATGAAGAAGTTAAAAGGATGACAACTTCAGTTGCAGAGCTTGCCTTTCTATGTCTGCAACAGAACAGGGAAATGAGACCTTCCATGAATGCGGTATTGGAGGAATTGAAGAGAATTCAAAGTTGCAGTGTGCAGCATACAGCTTCATCACCAGATTGTGAAGTGGCTTCCTTGTTGAAGAATGTCAATCTGTCATCAACATCTGTGACATCAAAATGGGTTAGCAGCGAAATTACATCTAGTCGTAGTAGTTAA